Within Marinomonas mediterranea MMB-1, the genomic segment ACTTGTTACCAGTACTTTAAAGAAGCCTTAATTGTATGGACTTCGCAACAAGCGTTTTCTTGGTTAAGGGACTATGGCGTTAGGATGAATTGCGTGGCACCTGGGCCTGTGATGACGCCTATTTTAGGCGACTTTGTTAGTATGTTAGGTGAAGAGCGTGTGCAGGCAGATGCCGATCGCATGCTGCGCCCGGCGTATTCAGACGAAGTGGCGGATGTGATTACGTTTTTGTGTTCCGATCAAGCGCGTTGGATCTGCGGGGCTAACATTCCAATTGATGGCGGTTTAGCCTCCACTTACATTTAATTGACTTGATGCTTGAAGAAGAGGCTATGAATTGGCCTTCTTCTTCAAGCGATAGGTTAACTCTCTTCTTTTGCAAGGATCTCTTCTAATGCACTTTTGAAGACATCGATAGGTTGTCCACCTGAGATCGCATACTTATGGTTGATAATCACCGTTGGGACAGAGCTAATGCCATTTTGTTGCCAAAATTGTTCCTGTTCTCGAACGTCATCTGCATAACGCTGATTTTCTAATACGTCCTTCGCTTCGACTAAATCCAGACCCACACTGGCAGCTAGATTGGCAAGCACTGTTAAGTCACTTACGTCTTGGTTGTCCGTAAAATGGCCTTTAAACAAGGTGGCTTTTAATTCGGCTTGCTTGCCTTGAATCCCCGCCCAATGCAATAAGCGATGCGCATCAAATGAATTTCGCATTCGGCTGTCTGGGGCAAAATTAAAATCAAAATCGACTTCTTTCCCGCGGGCTTGAATCATGGCGCGGTTCTTATCGGATTCGTGCTCGGAAATACCGTATTTTTCTACGATATGTTCGCGAATGTTTTGCCCTTCAGGTGGCATAGTCGGATTCAATTCGAACGGCTGAAACGACAAATTAACGGAGGTATTGTCGTCTAATTGATCGAGGGCCTTGTTTAAATTGCCTAACCCCACAACGCACCAAGGGCACATGATGTCGGATACAAATTGAATGTCTAGTGATGAGCTCATGGTAAGAGACCTAAAAAGTGAACGTTAAAAATATGTTATGGGCAAATTATTCAAATAAAAGCTGAGAGTAGGGTAACGCGGATAAAATGCGCATAATTTGCATGATATATTCGCCAAAATAGGGCAGGAATTTTTTCGCCCTGATACCACCGGAGCACCCCTATATATCTTAGAGAAAATTAGGAGAAAACGAACAGACTGGTATTTGGATACCACAGCGTTATAAGTACCAACAATTACCAAGGTTTAATGAAAAACTCTCTTTGCTTATTCGCCAAAGCTAAAAAGTGCCAAGTGTCGCCGAGTAGCTGGTCGCCATGCTGAGATGTTGATATTTCAAGATGCGTTTGCAACTCGATCAATGCACTGCGCAAAATATCGAGTTTTCGTTCTAGAGAAGACACTCGAATGTCATCTGGATGTTCTTGAGCCTTGATTATCGACTGCTGCAACGTTGCTTTCAGTGGTTCAGGAGTCAGAGCTATACCTCGTTCTAACAATTTTGATAAGGCTTTAATTTCACGAAGGCTGCGATCCGCAGCATTATCGAAATCGCGCGCAGCAATGGTAAGAACGGTATGTAGCCCAAAAGTTGCGAGAGACTCTGGACTGCCTTTTGGCATTTTAGCGAGCTTGTCTGACGTATTTGTCTTGATACTGGCTAATACCACTTCAATACTGGGTCTCATTTTAGTACTCCCATTAATGTCAACATGGCTTTTTCGCTATGGTGAATTGCCATCCATGCACTGATAGCAGGAATGACGCTTGTCTCTTTATCATGGATAAAATGATAACCTCCAGCGGAAAAAAGAGAGGTCGATTTCACCCAAGAAAAAAGCCTCCACCAATCCAATGCTTTAGGATCTACTTTTATGCCACTTGTCGATTCCCACGCCGCAATTGCTTCTTCTTCTGTAATGTGCCCTGCGACCTTACCTTCCCCTGCGGAGGGCTGCCAATCTGGTGACAAGGCCCAAGCAAGGTCTTCGAGCGGATCACCCAAATGTACCATTTCCCAATCAATGACGGCGGTAATTTGCCCATCTGACTGATACATGCAGTTACCATGACGAAAGTCTCCATGGCAGACTACGATTCGCTCTGGAGGGGGAGGTAGTTGGCGTTTTAAACGGCGAATTGCTCCTGCTGTAATCGGCGATGGGCCTAGGTTTTTGTTATTAAGTGATTCAATCCAAGGCGTTAAAGTGTCAAGTGCAACACGGTGTGGTGTCGGCTCAGCCAATAATTGATGGAGATTATGAGAGCGATAATTCAATGTCGTAATTTTTCCCAAAGTTCGAAAATGATTCAGAGCAATCTCCACCCCTGCTTCTTTATAAGGAGAGTTCATAATGTCACTGATTTCCGATACGCCGGACACGGCGTCACTGGCCATAAAAGAGCTGCCAATATACGAAGGGTCATCTTCATTACAAATGGTGTTGGCAACAGGGAACCCAGTTAGACTTTCCAATGCACGAAGTACCGTGTATTCAACCGTGCGATTGCTTTCTAATACCGAAGATTCTGGATCCATCCTTAGTACAATACGACGCACTGACAATGCTTTGCTCTTCTCTTCTCGATACTCTAGTTCAACCATCCAAGTCTCACGAGAAATACCACCAGCCAAAGGTTTAGCGCTCAACACCCGCGCCTCTTTCCAGGCAAGCTTTTCTGAGAAATAACGCGCTACTTTATGTTCAAAGGTTATGGTTGTCATGGCCTAGTCCTCAGTCTGTAGCGAGTATAAAATGCCTTTCGACGCCATGGCGTGAATTGCTGGGTTCTTTGATTCCAATAGTCCGACGCTGGTTTCGCCGTCACACGTCGCACGGACTAAAAGATTTTCAAAACCTTCAATTTGAGTAATGATGGTAGGGTCCATCAGGTTGTAAGTCTCTCCAGAGATCAACTCGCCCACTGGTGTGCCGTGATGAATGTCTCCATCAGGGGTTCCCAAACCGTTACACCCGGTATAACACCCGGCACGTAAATAAGCACATTGATAACCGATGGCTTCATAATGAATGACCTTAATCTCACCATTGGCTAATTTATTCGTTACGACGCCCCCGATTAAATGCTTATTATCTGGATCAAAGCGCAGCTTTGCATCTATTATTTCTGCACTTGAAGAGCCTGTATTTTCTTGATCTCCAATATTGAACATGACTCGATGACCAAATAAAGACCAGTCTTTAAACTCTACCCATTGGCCAAAATGAGAAAAACCAACAGGATTCCCCTTATAGGAGGTAAATGGCAGGTTGTTCTTATGTAACACAAAACCAGCTACGTCATCACGTGTACCCCAATGGTGATCCCGTACACCACGCGTTTTAGCTGGGTCGACTTGATAGGTCTTACCTTGATAGGTAAAGGTCCCTTCAATACGCCCAAAGGTTTCGTAACCCCCCCAATCATGTAACACCTTAAAGTCCACCACTCCAGGCACTTTAAACTCTCCCAGTTTTTGATAAATCGCCCGCTTGGTGTCCCGCCAACGTAAATCAAAAGTGAAGCCTTGATCATTATCATCAAGGGTCAAGCGCCATTCACGAAAAGCGCCAACGAGTTTATAACGAATAGGCCCTGCATTAAGGTCGGCTCGATCCTGACTCATAGGGCGATGAGCCCGTAGAGTGGTTTGCTTGCCATCGATAATAATCATAGCAAAGGCCTCAACGGTACCGATATTCGGAT encodes:
- a CDS encoding phosphotransferase family protein, with translation MTTITFEHKVARYFSEKLAWKEARVLSAKPLAGGISRETWMVELEYREEKSKALSVRRIVLRMDPESSVLESNRTVEYTVLRALESLTGFPVANTICNEDDPSYIGSSFMASDAVSGVSEISDIMNSPYKEAGVEIALNHFRTLGKITTLNYRSHNLHQLLAEPTPHRVALDTLTPWIESLNNKNLGPSPITAGAIRRLKRQLPPPPERIVVCHGDFRHGNCMYQSDGQITAVIDWEMVHLGDPLEDLAWALSPDWQPSAGEGKVAGHITEEEAIAAWESTSGIKVDPKALDWWRLFSWVKSTSLFSAGGYHFIHDKETSVIPAISAWMAIHHSEKAMLTLMGVLK
- a CDS encoding DsbA family oxidoreductase, with product MSSSLDIQFVSDIMCPWCVVGLGNLNKALDQLDDNTSVNLSFQPFELNPTMPPEGQNIREHIVEKYGISEHESDKNRAMIQARGKEVDFDFNFAPDSRMRNSFDAHRLLHWAGIQGKQAELKATLFKGHFTDNQDVSDLTVLANLAASVGLDLVEAKDVLENQRYADDVREQEQFWQQNGISSVPTVIINHKYAISGGQPIDVFKSALEEILAKEES